The genomic interval CGAAGCTCACCTGGGCGACGTTCGTGGCCTCGTGTCTGGCGGAGCGCACGCGCTGGGAGCGGGGCATGAGCCTGGCGAGCAGCTCCTATGGGGCGCTGCTGTTCGGCTCGGGGTTCCTGGGCTTGTCGAAGCGCTGGTGCATGCGCGCGCTGGACTACGCGCGCCGGGCCCGAGACCCGGCGGCGGAGGGGATTGCGCTCAGCCGGCTGGCGACGCTCGCTGTCTTCACCAATGACTTGTCCCGGGGCACGCAGTACGCGGAGCAGGCCATGGCCCTGCTGCGCCACGTGCGGGACATGTGGGAAGTGCAGACGGCGCTGATGATGCTGGGCGCCAGCCACTTCTTCTCGTCGCGCTTCGAGGGCGCCGAGCGCATCTTCGTGGAGATGGGCAAGACGGGCGCGGACCTCCACGCGCTCATGCATCAGGGCTGGGCGCATTCGTGGGTGCCCATGTGCCGCTACCTGCGGGGAGAGGGCGACGTGGGCGAGCTGTGCGCGGAGCTGGAGCAGGGGCTCCGCATCAGCATCGAGGTGCAGGACCTGGCCAACCAGTGCGCCAGCCTCAACCACCTGGTCAACGTGACGGTGCGCGAGCACCAGGTGGAGGAAGCGGGGCTGATGGCGGTGCGCGCCAACGAGGCCCTGTGGCGCTATCCCGTGCTGGTGCCCTTCCTCCAGATTGGCCTGGTGGGCGCCGCGGAGGGCGCGCTGTTCGCGCTGGAGCAGGGGGCCATGGCGGTGCCGAAGGAGACGCTGTGGCGCATCGTCCAGCGCTGCCTGTTCAAGGCGCGTCTGCTGGCGCGGCGCTATCCCTACCTGAAGGGGCCCGCGTTGCGGATGACGGCGCGAGCGCTGGCGCTGAAGAAGGGCGCGCGGGCCGCGGAGCCGCTGTTCCTGAGGGCCATCGCGTGCCTGGAGGACACGCCCAACCGCTGGGAGACGGGCGTGGCGTATCACGACGCCGCGGTGGCGTTGCCGCACCGGCGCGCGGAGTTCGTCACCCGCGCGCGGGACATCTTCGAGTCGATTGGTGCTCGCGCGGAGCTGCGGCGTCTGGACCGGCTGGAGGCCGAGCAGGGCGCGTCGCCTGCCGTGGTGGAGGAGCCTCGCGCCGTGGCGCTCCGATGAGCTGAAGCGGTTGGCGTGTGTCGAAGAGTGCCGGGGTGCCCGAGTGTACGGGCCATGCTGGATGCGGCCGCTCTTACCGCGAAGCCGTCGCGGCAGTGGGCACGCGGTGTGCCTCTGCGTGAGAGGCGACACCGCTTCGCGTCTCCGGTCGCCCGGAGGGGAGCTACCTTAGGACCGTTATTGAGCGTGTCGGACTCGTACGGCCAGACACCCCGGCATCACTGAGTGTTTCGACGAGACCGGCGCATCCGACGCCACGCCCCACCTGTCCTGACATCGCGCTGCTGCTCCGGGTCAGCGTGCATTCACTTCGTGTCCTGCACGTGAAGCGTCACGAGAATTCGCCGCGCATGGTGCGCGCATCATCCCTAGGATGAGGGTCCCCCTCGACTCTTCATCAACGAGCTCCCCCCATGCCCGTGACTGCCTGGAACCTCGACCCCGCGCACTCCTCCGTCCTGTTCATCGCCCGCCACATGGTGGTGGCCCGCGTGCACGGCCGCTTCGAGCGCATCTCCGGTGTGCTTCGCGTGGACCCGGAGCAGCCCACCCAGGGCGAGGTGGAGGTCTCCGCCGACACGGCGAGCATCTACACGGGCGCGCCGGACCGGGACGCGCACCTGCGCTCGCCAGACTTCCTCGACGCGGAGGCGGCGCCCAAGCTCACCTTCCGGAGCACCGGCGTGGAGTCGACGGGCGGCGCGGGCTTCCGCCTCACGGGGGAGCTGACCATCCGCAACGTGACGAAGCCCGTGGTCTTCGAGGCGCGCCACACCGCGACGTCGAAGGACCCGTGGGGCAACACGCGCCTCATCTACACGGCGCGCGCCACCATCAACCGCTCCGACTACGGCATCCGCTGGAACAAGACGCTCGACAACGGGGGCTGGCTCGTCGGCGAGAAGGTGGACATCGAGCTGGACATCCAGGCCGTGCCCGCCGCGAGCTGAACCGCAAGCCTCACGGCGCGGGGAGGAAGTCGGCCATCACCGCGGCGTGGTCCGAGCCGCCCAGGCCGCTGCCGCCTTCCCGCACCGCGCGGAACGAGCCGGGCACGTACGTCCCGGCCGCGCCGTTCGCGATGTAGAGATGGTCGATGGCCTGCCGCTGCCCGGAGTAGACATACGTCCACGTCTCCGTGTCCGGCCGGTCCTTCGCCACACGCGTCAGGCTGCTGCCGGCCTCCATGGCGACGAGGGGCGGTGAGCCCGGGACGTCGTTGAGGTCGCCGCCGAGCACCACCAGCGCCCGGGGCGAGCGCGCGGCGGCCTGGGTCACGATGTCGCGCGAGGCGTCCGCCTCCGCGTAGCGGCGGCCAGCGTCGTCATCCACCTTCGAGCGGAAGTGCGCCGCGAAGACGATGACCTGCTTGCCCTTCACGTCCAGGTGGACCTCCAGCAGCTCGCGCGCGAAGCGAGTCGTCGTGCCGTTGGGCCGGACCAGGACGCGCTCGCGGTGCCCCAGCACCTGGGTGATGGGGTATGCGGAGAGCACCGCCACATCCACCGAGGCGGCGGACCCCGTTTCTCCCAGCACGCCATGCGGGAACTCGGGGAGCCGCGCCTTGAGTGCGTCGAGCCCCGCCTGGGTTTCGATCTCCGCGAGCAGCATCACGTCCGCGTCGAGCAGCTCGATGCCCCGAGCGATTTCGTCGGCCTGGG from Myxococcus stipitatus carries:
- a CDS encoding YceI family protein, with the translated sequence MPVTAWNLDPAHSSVLFIARHMVVARVHGRFERISGVLRVDPEQPTQGEVEVSADTASIYTGAPDRDAHLRSPDFLDAEAAPKLTFRSTGVESTGGAGFRLTGELTIRNVTKPVVFEARHTATSKDPWGNTRLIYTARATINRSDYGIRWNKTLDNGGWLVGEKVDIELDIQAVPAAS
- a CDS encoding endonuclease/exonuclease/phosphatase family protein; translation: MPLSFVRGPRHSAAPGLSVTSLLRAGLLLGLVSALSACDGRPPPVAPGPESPCPSRPCDGEVAIRPEGSVRIGALNVHRLFDTVCDSGKCGGSEYEALPSPAAFAAQADEIARGIELLDADVMLLAEIETQAGLDALKARLPEFPHGVLGETGSAASVDVAVLSAYPITQVLGHRERVLVRPNGTTTRFARELLEVHLDVKGKQVIVFAAHFRSKVDDDAGRRYAEADASRDIVTQAAARSPRALVVLGGDLNDVPGSPPLVAMEAGSSLTRVAKDRPDTETWTYVYSGQRQAIDHLYIANGAAGTYVPGSFRAVREGGSGLGGSDHAAVMADFLPAP